One window of Actinomycetota bacterium genomic DNA carries:
- a CDS encoding MOSC domain-containing protein — protein sequence MVRTVSRLSITPVKSTALIHPDQVMLEGFGVAENRRFYAINRSGRLLGANRHGPLLAIRSRWEPEQGWLTLLFPDGAEVSGPAEPHGEVRTTVFWGRPVEGREVAGPFSAALSGYVGAPVRLMMTERPGDGNDSHAASLVSTASVEELARQAGRADGDGVGDGDGDGDASALVDARRFRMLIEVDGCEPHEEDSWVGREVQVGGAIIRVIRRDPRCVITTLDPDTGLPDFDTLGTIKSYRYDRDRKELPFGVYANVEEPGIVRVGDEVEPLG from the coding sequence ATGGTCCGCACGGTCTCACGCCTGTCCATCACGCCGGTGAAGTCGACCGCCCTGATCCACCCTGACCAGGTCATGCTGGAGGGGTTCGGTGTGGCCGAGAACCGCCGCTTCTACGCGATCAACCGGAGCGGCCGGCTGCTGGGCGCGAACCGGCACGGCCCGCTCCTGGCCATCCGCTCGCGGTGGGAGCCCGAGCAAGGCTGGCTTACGTTGTTGTTCCCGGACGGCGCCGAGGTGTCCGGTCCGGCCGAGCCCCACGGCGAGGTCCGCACCACGGTGTTCTGGGGTCGCCCGGTGGAGGGGCGGGAGGTGGCCGGCCCGTTCTCGGCTGCCCTGTCCGGGTACGTCGGGGCCCCGGTCCGCCTGATGATGACGGAGCGTCCCGGCGACGGGAACGACTCCCACGCCGCGTCGCTCGTGTCCACGGCCTCGGTGGAGGAGCTGGCGCGGCAGGCCGGTAGGGCCGACGGCGACGGCGTCGGCGACGGGGACGGCGACGGGGACGCGTCGGCCTTGGTGGACGCCCGCCGGTTCCGGATGCTCATCGAGGTCGACGGATGCGAGCCCCACGAGGAGGACTCCTGGGTGGGCCGCGAGGTCCAGGTGGGTGGCGCGATCATCCGAGTCATCCGCCGCGATCCACGGTGCGTGATCACGACACTGGATCCGGACACGGGGCTCCCGGACTTCGACACGCTGGGGACCATCAAGTCCTACCGGTACGACCGCGACCGCAAGGAGCTGCCGTTCGGCGTCTACGCGAACGTCGAGGAGCCCGGCATCGTCCGGGTGGGCGACGAGGTCGAGCCGCTCGGGTGA
- the proB gene encoding glutamate 5-kinase: MRELPPVRTLVVKVGSSSLATPRGRLSQARLAKVVRELVGVRSGRHVALVSSGAIASGWPALGISGRPRDMPGLQAAAAIGQGRLLAAYAQAFAAHRLTVGQVLLTQDDFLRRQHFVNARNTIERLFRAGVVPVVNENDTVATEEIRFGDNDRLAALVAVMIGADLLVLLSDVGGIYTHDPRRGGARLLRRLDGSEAISATGPHRGSGGMASKLEAARIASTAGVPVVVAGAMATGVLGRILSGAEVGTYVAPRGRRVRGKKTWIGFAVGAAGRVVVDAGAERALVQRGASLLPRGVIGVEGSFGADDPVDVADQNGRAFARGISAYSAEDLRTLVGRQGAPYDGASVSERPVIHRDELVVMEPWES; the protein is encoded by the coding sequence ATGCGGGAGTTGCCACCGGTTCGCACGCTCGTGGTCAAGGTCGGCTCGTCCAGCCTGGCCACACCCCGGGGCCGCCTGTCACAGGCCCGGCTGGCCAAGGTGGTCCGGGAGCTGGTGGGGGTCCGGTCGGGGCGGCACGTCGCGCTGGTGTCCTCCGGGGCCATCGCCTCGGGATGGCCGGCCCTGGGCATTTCCGGCCGTCCGAGGGACATGCCGGGGCTCCAGGCGGCCGCCGCGATCGGGCAGGGACGGCTGCTGGCCGCGTACGCGCAGGCGTTCGCCGCCCATCGCCTGACCGTGGGCCAGGTGCTGCTGACCCAGGACGACTTCCTGCGGCGGCAGCACTTCGTGAACGCCCGGAACACCATCGAGCGCCTGTTCCGGGCGGGCGTGGTGCCGGTGGTCAACGAGAACGACACCGTGGCCACCGAGGAGATCCGCTTCGGGGACAACGACCGGCTGGCCGCGCTGGTGGCGGTGATGATCGGGGCCGATCTGCTGGTGCTGCTGTCGGACGTCGGCGGGATCTACACGCACGACCCCCGTCGCGGCGGGGCGCGGCTGCTCCGGCGGCTGGACGGGTCCGAGGCCATCTCCGCCACCGGTCCGCACCGGGGTTCCGGTGGCATGGCCAGCAAGCTGGAAGCGGCCCGCATCGCCAGCACGGCCGGCGTGCCCGTCGTCGTCGCCGGCGCCATGGCCACCGGCGTGCTGGGACGGATCCTGTCGGGCGCCGAGGTCGGGACCTACGTCGCGCCCCGGGGCCGGCGGGTCCGGGGCAAGAAGACGTGGATCGGGTTCGCGGTGGGGGCGGCGGGCCGGGTGGTGGTGGACGCGGGGGCCGAGCGCGCCCTGGTCCAGCGGGGGGCCAGCCTGCTGCCGCGAGGGGTGATCGGGGTGGAGGGCTCCTTCGGCGCCGACGATCCCGTCGACGTGGCCGACCAGAACGGGCGGGCCTTCGCCCGCGGTATCTCGGCGTACTCGGCCGAGGACCTCCGGACCCTGGTCGGGAGGCAGGGAGCACCGTACGATGGCGCTTCCGTTTCGGAACGCCCGGTGATCCACCGGGACGAGCTGGTGGTGATGGAACCGTGGGAGAGCTAG
- the pdxH gene encoding pyridoxamine 5'-phosphate oxidase, with protein MVLREEDVAPDPFEQFARWYREAASDPRADAMALATATADGVPSVRFVLLKGVDRHGFVFFTNYESRKGRELEENPRAALAFFWNRPGRQVRATGPVVRLPQEESKAYWRTRPRESQMAALASRQSRVIESRAALEEEYERLAAELDGGDVPLPPSWGGLRLEPEAIEFWQHRESRLHDRLRYTRRPDGTWRIERLAP; from the coding sequence ATGGTGCTTCGCGAGGAGGACGTCGCCCCCGATCCGTTCGAGCAGTTCGCCCGGTGGTACCGGGAGGCGGCTTCGGATCCCCGGGCGGACGCGATGGCGCTCGCCACCGCCACCGCGGACGGCGTGCCCTCCGTCCGCTTCGTCTTGTTGAAGGGCGTGGACCGGCACGGGTTCGTGTTCTTCACCAACTACGAGAGCCGGAAGGGCCGCGAGCTCGAGGAGAACCCCCGAGCGGCGCTCGCGTTCTTCTGGAACCGGCCGGGACGCCAGGTCCGGGCCACCGGGCCCGTGGTGAGGCTCCCGCAGGAGGAGTCGAAGGCCTACTGGCGGACTCGGCCCCGCGAGAGCCAGATGGCCGCGTTGGCCTCCCGGCAGAGCCGGGTGATCGAGAGTCGAGCGGCGCTGGAGGAGGAGTACGAGCGGCTCGCCGCCGAGCTCGATGGAGGGGACGTGCCGCTGCCCCCGTCCTGGGGCGGCCTGCGGCTGGAGCCGGAGGCCATCGAGTTCTGGCAGCACCGCGAGAGCCGGCTCCACGACCGGTTGCGGTACACCCGGCGGCCGGACGGGACCTGGCGGATCGAGCGCCTCGCTCCCTGA
- a CDS encoding FAD binding domain-containing protein, whose translation MEFLSVRNLDEALEAKAATPEAVPIAGGTDLMVELNFDRQRPEALLDVSRVPELARWRRENGSVFLGAGVTYTRIMRELPDLVALVQASRTVGSPQIRNRATVGGNLGTASPAGDALPVLAVYDAEVVLASGSGTRALPWDEFLTGPKQTALRPDELIVGARWKTVRGPGSFSKIGTRNAMVISVAGLCLQLDEDRRGVRVALGSVGPTVLRAPDAEGLAAAEMERAGTWDDPAAPLSSGFFEEFGERVAADARPIDDVRGSAAYRHHACAVLARRALSWALADRRDRA comes from the coding sequence ATGGAGTTCCTGTCCGTCCGGAACCTCGACGAAGCCCTGGAGGCCAAGGCCGCCACGCCGGAGGCGGTGCCGATCGCCGGGGGAACCGATCTCATGGTCGAGCTGAACTTCGACCGGCAGCGGCCGGAGGCCCTGCTCGACGTGTCCCGCGTGCCCGAGCTGGCCAGGTGGCGCCGAGAGAACGGATCGGTGTTCCTCGGGGCCGGTGTGACCTACACGCGGATCATGCGGGAGCTGCCGGACCTGGTCGCGCTGGTGCAGGCGTCGCGGACGGTGGGCTCCCCCCAGATCCGCAACCGGGCCACGGTGGGAGGGAACCTGGGGACCGCATCTCCCGCAGGTGATGCATTGCCGGTGCTGGCCGTCTACGACGCCGAGGTCGTCCTGGCGTCGGGTTCGGGGACCCGCGCCCTCCCCTGGGACGAGTTCCTGACCGGCCCGAAGCAGACCGCCCTTCGGCCCGACGAGCTCATCGTGGGGGCCCGCTGGAAGACGGTCCGCGGGCCGGGGTCGTTCTCCAAGATCGGGACACGGAACGCCATGGTGATCTCGGTGGCCGGCCTGTGCCTCCAGCTGGACGAGGACCGGCGGGGGGTCCGCGTGGCGCTGGGGTCGGTGGGGCCGACGGTGCTCCGGGCCCCCGACGCCGAAGGGCTCGCCGCCGCCGAGATGGAGCGGGCCGGGACATGGGACGACCCCGCGGCGCCCCTGTCCTCGGGTTTCTTCGAGGAGTTCGGGGAGCGGGTCGCGGCCGACGCTCGCCCCATCGACGACGTGCGGGGCAGCGCGGCGTACCGGCACCACGCCTGCGCGGTGCTGGCCCGCCGGGCGCTGTCGTGGGCCCTGGCCGACCGGCGAGACAGGGCGTGA
- a CDS encoding glutamate-5-semialdehyde dehydrogenase produces MAGPARRAAAALASMPSGVKDRALAAMADALVARSEEIVAANREDLDRARQEDRPSAVVDRLAMDEARIGATAGGVRQVIALKDPVGQVIEGWTLPNGLRVEKVRVPLGVVGVIYEGRPNVTVDAGVLAVKAGNAVLLRGSRTAERTNAVLARIMQEAGEREGLPAGSLQAVPPTRESATDLMRARGLVDLLIPRGGADLIDTVVRESLVPVIETGVGNCHVYVDRGADLEKALAILVNAKVQRPSVCNAAETFLVHADVAAAFVPKALAALSEHGVTVRGDERIRSYAATDEVEPATDDDFRAEFLDLVIAAGVVDSLEAAIDHINAYGTKHTDAIVTEDYEAARRFVQGVDAAAVMVNASTRFTDGAEFGMGAEIGISTQKLHARGPMALPELTTYKFVVYGSGQVRT; encoded by the coding sequence CTGGCGGGGCCGGCCCGCCGCGCCGCCGCCGCGCTGGCCTCCATGCCATCGGGGGTGAAGGACCGGGCGCTGGCCGCCATGGCCGACGCACTGGTGGCTCGCTCCGAGGAGATCGTGGCGGCGAACCGCGAGGACCTCGATCGGGCCAGGCAGGAGGACCGCCCGTCAGCCGTGGTCGACCGGCTGGCCATGGACGAGGCTCGCATCGGGGCCACGGCGGGCGGGGTGCGCCAGGTCATCGCGCTGAAAGACCCGGTGGGCCAGGTCATCGAGGGCTGGACGCTGCCCAACGGCCTCCGCGTGGAGAAGGTCCGCGTGCCGCTCGGCGTGGTCGGCGTGATCTACGAGGGCCGGCCGAACGTCACGGTGGACGCGGGAGTCCTGGCGGTGAAGGCAGGGAACGCGGTGCTGCTCCGGGGGTCCCGGACCGCCGAACGGACCAACGCGGTGCTGGCCCGGATCATGCAGGAGGCCGGCGAGCGGGAGGGCCTGCCGGCGGGCTCGCTCCAGGCCGTCCCCCCCACCCGGGAGAGCGCCACGGACCTGATGCGGGCCCGGGGCCTGGTCGACCTGCTGATCCCTCGGGGCGGCGCCGACCTCATCGACACCGTGGTCCGGGAGTCGCTGGTCCCGGTCATCGAGACGGGCGTGGGGAACTGCCACGTGTACGTGGACAGGGGCGCCGACCTCGAGAAAGCCCTGGCCATCCTGGTGAACGCGAAGGTCCAGCGGCCCTCGGTGTGCAACGCGGCCGAGACGTTCCTGGTCCACGCGGACGTGGCAGCCGCGTTCGTGCCGAAGGCGCTCGCGGCGCTGTCCGAGCACGGCGTGACGGTGAGGGGCGACGAGCGGATCCGGTCCTACGCCGCGACGGACGAGGTGGAGCCGGCCACGGACGACGACTTCCGGGCGGAGTTCCTGGACCTGGTCATCGCGGCCGGCGTGGTGGACTCGCTGGAGGCGGCCATCGACCACATCAACGCCTACGGCACGAAGCACACCGACGCCATCGTGACCGAGGACTACGAGGCGGCCCGGCGGTTCGTGCAGGGAGTGGACGCCGCCGCGGTGATGGTGAACGCGTCGACGCGGTTCACCGACGGCGCGGAGTTCGGCATGGGGGCCGAGATCGGCATCTCCACGCAGAAGCTGCATGCGCGGGGGCCCATGGCCCTGCCCGAGCTCACCACCTACAAGTTCGTGGTGTACGGATCGGGCCAGGTCCGAACGTAG
- a CDS encoding (2Fe-2S)-binding protein, which yields MRVRARVNGEWQEADVWPGSSLLAMLRDELALPGSKNACEQGECGSCSVWLDGELVCSCLVLAGQAEGREVRTIEGLAAGDELSPVQEAFVEAGAVQCGFCTPGLVVAVTDLLEQDTSPDDLTIREALSGNLCRCTGYEKILDAVRLAASRVGGMG from the coding sequence ATGCGGGTGCGGGCTCGGGTCAACGGGGAGTGGCAGGAGGCCGACGTGTGGCCCGGGTCCAGCCTCCTGGCGATGCTGCGCGACGAGCTCGCGCTTCCCGGGTCGAAGAACGCCTGCGAGCAGGGCGAATGCGGCTCGTGCTCCGTGTGGCTGGACGGCGAGCTGGTGTGTTCCTGCCTGGTCCTGGCGGGGCAGGCGGAGGGACGGGAGGTCAGGACGATCGAGGGGCTGGCCGCCGGTGACGAGCTGAGCCCGGTGCAGGAGGCGTTCGTGGAGGCCGGTGCCGTGCAGTGCGGGTTCTGCACGCCTGGACTGGTGGTGGCGGTGACCGACCTGCTGGAGCAGGACACCTCGCCCGACGACCTCACCATCCGGGAGGCCCTGTCCGGGAACCTGTGCCGCTGCACCGGCTACGAGAAGATCCTGGACGCCGTTCGCCTGGCGGCGTCGCGCGTGGGGGGGATGGGGTGA
- a CDS encoding DUF2268 domain-containing protein: MAGRRVASLILAGMALSACSSGQPTSPGLTASISSASGPSPTASFDTATVGQVTLYICGTCEEAADRLGLDLHSDVVDVTRHIDAQLSLPTAYVDIADNPKGAIPGVGVGGVSLGTRVSIFLDPQFPNFRQTVFLWLPRTLAHELDETKRRDALAEGSRLRDHLVTDGIADTFSVQTFPQGPPNPWDEALTPEQERQAWTMARPHLDDVLDDHGFAHWFFGGGAIPHWAGYTIGFHVIASYLALHPGITAVDLTTMDARKILAGSGYRP; this comes from the coding sequence GTGGCCGGCCGGCGCGTCGCGTCGCTGATCCTGGCCGGGATGGCCCTGAGCGCGTGTTCCTCCGGTCAGCCGACATCGCCCGGCCTGACCGCCTCGATCTCGTCCGCATCGGGCCCGTCGCCGACGGCGTCGTTCGACACCGCGACGGTGGGCCAGGTCACCCTCTACATCTGCGGCACCTGCGAGGAAGCCGCGGACCGGCTCGGGCTGGACCTGCATTCCGACGTGGTCGACGTCACGCGCCACATCGACGCCCAGCTGTCGCTGCCCACCGCGTACGTGGACATCGCGGACAACCCGAAGGGCGCGATTCCCGGCGTCGGCGTGGGCGGGGTCTCCCTGGGCACCCGGGTATCCATCTTCCTCGACCCCCAGTTCCCGAACTTCCGCCAGACCGTGTTCCTGTGGCTGCCCAGGACCCTGGCGCACGAGCTGGACGAGACCAAGCGCCGGGACGCCCTGGCTGAGGGCTCGAGGCTCCGCGACCACCTGGTCACGGACGGGATTGCCGACACGTTCTCCGTGCAGACCTTCCCGCAGGGGCCCCCGAACCCGTGGGACGAGGCGCTGACCCCGGAGCAGGAACGACAGGCGTGGACCATGGCCAGGCCGCACCTGGACGATGTCCTGGACGACCACGGGTTCGCGCACTGGTTCTTCGGCGGCGGCGCCATCCCCCATTGGGCGGGGTACACTATCGGGTTCCACGTGATCGCGAGCTACCTGGCCCTGCACCCGGGGATCACCGCTGTCGACCTCACGACTATGGATGCCAGGAAGATCCTCGCCGGCAGCGGGTACCGGCCGTAA